The following coding sequences lie in one Rutidosis leptorrhynchoides isolate AG116_Rl617_1_P2 chromosome 6, CSIRO_AGI_Rlap_v1, whole genome shotgun sequence genomic window:
- the LOC139853943 gene encoding uncharacterized protein — MKSIFAYQNNVVICREVEEQNEAQSSRRKRRYIHRDRVEAHNRLMKDYFVQDPKYPPEYFKRRYRMSQSLLEKIIEGILSYSTRPDAPKWFTYFQQRPDARGVLGVSTILKVTTAIRQLAYGDSPDLFDEYLQISERTSCESLQNFTRCIIDLYGNVYMREPTEVNIRRLYHKHEELHGFPGMLGSIDCMHWAWGKCPNAWKGHFTRGDHGYPTIMLEAIASLLIDTAPQVPYEIGDVDFDRGYYLADGICPSWASFVKGFLSG; from the exons ATGAAAAGTATATTTGCTTATCAAAATAACGTGGTAATATGTAGAGAGGTTGAGGAACAAAATGAGGCTCAAAGCTCAAGAAGAAAACGTCGCTACATTCATCGTGATCGTGTAGAAGCGCACAATCGTTTGATGAAAGATTATTTTGTTCAAGATCCGAAGTATCCCCCTGAATATTTCAAACGACGTTATCGAATGTCACAAAGTCTTCTTGAAAAAATAATTGAAGGTATACTTTCTTACTCTACTCGTCCCGATGCACCAAAGTGGTTTACTTATTTTCAACAACGTCCCGATGCACGTGGTGTTCTCGGAGTATCTACTATTTTAAAAGTCACTACTGCCATTCGTCAACTAGCATACGGTGATTCACCAGATCTATTTGACGAATATTTACAAATTTCAGAGAGAACATCATGTGAGTCTTTGCAAAATTTTACAAGATGTATTATAGACTTGTATGGTAATGTATACATGAGAGAACCGACCGAGGTCAATATACGTCGGTTGTATCATAAACATGAAGAACTTCACGGCTTTCCTGGAATGCTTGGAAgcattgattgtatgcattgggcttgGGGAAAATGTCCAAATGCATGGAAAGGGCATTTCACCCGAGGCGATCACGGTTACCCGACAATCATGTTGGAAGCCATTGCATC TTTACTAATTGACACGGCTCCTCAAGTTCCATACGAAATTGGGGACGTTGATTTTGATCGAGGCTACTATCTTGCTGATGGGATTTGCCCTTCGTGGGCTTCTTTCGTTAAGGGATTCTTAAGTGGTTGA